Genomic segment of Neofelis nebulosa isolate mNeoNeb1 chromosome 17, mNeoNeb1.pri, whole genome shotgun sequence:
ggggggcaggggcagaagttCCCAGACAAGAGACACTAACCACCTGAGGAGGCATGGAGGACCTCACAGAGGAGGTGATGTGTGAGCTGGGACCTTAAAGAGGAGCAGGGGTTTGCTCTTAGAGAAGAAAAGGTCACCAGGTGGGGGAAGAGCGGAGCCAAAGGCCTGGAGCGATGGGGGAGATCAGGGCCTCGGGCCCCCCTTGTTCACTCGACCCGCACGTCCTGGGCTGGGGAGTGTTGGGGACCCCAAGATGAGTCAGATCTGCCCTCAAGGGGTTCCCAGTCTGATGGGGGAGACCTTTTGGGGCCCAGATGGCTACAGCCTCTAGGACAGTCACAAGGGCCAGGGTGGAGGGAGCCACCGCCATAGACGACAGAACCTGTTCAGgtcctgaaggatgagtaggaggtCGCCAGGTGGCCAGAGTGGGAAAcagccttccaggcagagggaccagcCCATGCCGAGGCCTCGGGAAACATGTTAAACGGCAGAGGGAAagcaggacagaggcagaaacAAGAGAGAGAGCTGCAGGGAGGGACATTAGGCCAACATTTATAACCCATTCTTCTAAGCTGGGTGATGCCGGGGACCCAGCAGTGAGTCAGACCGGGCCGGCCTGCCCGCCCTCTGGTCTGGTGGGAAAGGACTTTGTACCGGCACAGCCCTCAGGGCTGGGTGAGGACAGCCAGAGGGCAAAAGAAAGTGACTGGCTGCCTAGGACACCTGGGACGGTCTCACTGAGGAGGGAGGCTTCCTACAGGGTCCTAAAGAATGATGTGGAAAACCTGGCTGGGCCACtcccagcagagggaacagcacatgTGAAAAGCCTCAGAAAAGGTTTGACAAATTGAATGAGCgccaggcacagagaaggtgTCCTGGATGCTCAGGATGCAGCAGTGAACCAAAGTCCCTGCTTTGGGGGACAGGCAGTAAACACATGAGTAGATGTCACCCACAGTAAGTGgaggagaagaacaaagcagtTAAGAGCGTAGGGGGAAGGATTGCTGTTTAGACAGTGTGACCAGGGTGAAACTGAGAAGGTGACACTTGAGCAGACCTGGCGAGGGGAGGGAGCAAGCCTTGTCTATCTGTAAAAAAGgtagcaaaggccctgaggcaggtgtGTGCCTGCGGGGTGGAGGAGCCCCGAGGAGCCCAGTGTGGCTGACTCAGTTCTCACAGGACCCTTCTGGGCTGCTGGAGGAAAGTGAGGAAGAGGGGCCGGGATGGACACAGGGCAAGGCTGTTGCGGTCCTAGGGGATGCTTTTGGCAGACCGCTGCCGCTGTGGTGGGGACTCCCTCCTCCCAGACCCAGGCTCTGCATGCACTGGTGTCACCCTTTCCTGTATGGCGGCttcaaatctttttccttttttaacctaAACTTGTCCTAGACGTGTTCTGCATGCTCATGAAATCACAGCAATATATCTGTACTTGCAAATCAATATTTTCATTCACtcaactgcacacacacacacacacacacacacatttatcacacatatcatatatgtatgtgttttaatttGCTTGAACCCTGTTCAGGTGTTGGTCTTCCTAAAATGATCTGGCGTAGGCCACCGCCCGTATTTAGCTTTCCCTGTTAGAGCTGTGTGATTGGAGGCGAGTGAGTCGCCTAACCGCCCTGTAGCTCAGTTTCCCGTTTGTCACTTAGGGATGACAACAGTACGTCCCTCaaagggttgttgtaaggattcgGCAGGTTAATATAGAAGAACAGGGCTCTTAAAGTAGCAGTGGATGCTGTTACTggtactgtttttattactgttactTTGTCCTTAAACCCTGGAGATGCAGTTCTTGCAAGACATTCATCTGCTTAATACACAGACACTGagtgtctgctgtgtgccaggccgtGTTCCATGTGACAGGGATTCTTCCATGGGAAAGGGCAGGGTTGTGTCCTGGCTGTCCCCTCCCTACTGTGGTGAGTCTGAATGGGGCCCCGGGAGGGGCACAGCCCTGTCCTCAGATGCCTCTGACTCTCCCTGTCCATCCCTCTACAGGCCCTGAGCATTCCTCTGACTCTGAATACACTCTCTCAGAGCCAGACTccgaagaggaagaagatgaggaggaggaggaggaggaggccactGACGATCCTGAATATGACCCTGGCTACAAGGTGAAGCAACGCctgggggggggccgggggggcccGTCCCGCCGGGCCCCCCGTGCAGCCCAGCCCCCGggccccccagcccagccctgccagcTCTGTGGCCGCTCACCCCTTGGGGAGgccccaccaggcaccccaccttgCCGGCTCTGCTGCCCAGCTACAGCCCCCCAGGAAGCTCCAGCCCCTGAAGGCAGGGCCCtcggggaggaagaggaggagccgCCTCGGGCTGGGGAGGGTCGAccagctgggagggaggaggaggaggaagatgaggaggaggagggcacctATCACTGTACGGAGTGTGAGGATTCCTTCGACAACCTCGGGGAGCTGCACGGGCACTTCATGCTGCATGCCCGGGGCGAGGTGTAGGCAGAGCCCCCCACCCAGGGAGCTTGGCtaaaggggtggggtgggaggagggggctgaggaAATTGGGGTGGTCGCAATGGTCATATGGGACGGGGTACCGCCGATCTGTGTCGTCTTAGCAGTAGATGTGTGAAGGccagaataaaagccaaattctgtgtgtgtcgGTCCAGCGTGtttggtgtgtgtgcgtgcatccATGTGTGTAAACGCTTGAGTGTGCGAGGCATGGGCCTGGGGCATttatccctccccctccccccctcccctggctcctccCTGGGGGAAGCTTAAGATCACTGTTGCCAAGACTATTAACATTTACTAAGGGCTTATGTTCAGGTGGCTTCCGTATATTTAACTCATAGACCCGATGACGTACAACACAACGGTTTTGCACTCATGTAATGGAGTCCAGGGTGGGTGTTTCCAGTAGGTGGGCAACCCTTCTCCATATAGTGATTTGGGGACCCAGGCCATCCCTTAAGCCTGCTGTCGTCCACATGGTCATGGCTGAGTGGCCGTGGCCTGGGCCCTGCCGGTGGAAGAGGAAGGTGAGCCTGGAGAGGTACACGTGATCTCGGACAGGCCCCCTGCCTGCAAGTAGCACAGCCTGCTCCTAGTTACGTTCCTTTGCTGAGAAATTCGTCACATGACCACAGCTccctgcaagggagtctgggaaaggCAGGTCTAGCCAGTGCCCAGAAAGCAGAAAACGGTTTGTGGAGGACAGTCGATGTTCTCTGCCACTGCCTGAGAACCTTTACAAAGAGGACTTTAATTATAATCAGAGCTGTGCTTCCTGGGTGCCAAGTGCCAGTCCGAGAGCTTTATATATATTGACTCATAGAAGTTGTGTATCTAGGAACTTACAAAAATAGAACCTTAATTATAATTACAGCTGCCATTTCCCCAGCACTTCCAGAGTGCTGCATTTTATTTGCATGAGATCATCAGGTCCTTAGAATAACTCTGTGAAGAAGGGATTGTgatccattaattcatttaagCAGTATCTTCTGGGTCCCTGCTGTATGCCAAGCATTGGGAATTTAGCAGTGAGTAACATAAAATCCTTGTTCTCCTGGAGCTTACATGGGgccgaggcgggggggggggggggggggggaggagtgggcAGGGCCACTGGTAGAGACAGATAGTAATCAAGCTGGAGGGAATGCTGGGTGGTGGTAGATGCCGTGGAGAAGaataaagcagagaagggagaacGCTTCTGGAAGGCGGTTGCCATTTTAAATAGTATAGCcctccctgaggaggtgacagAGACCAGAGAGAGCGAGGGGGCTGTGCACttgggtgggaggaggcaggagccTGCCACCTGTCAGGGCAGGGCTGGAAGGAtgagggcagaggggagcagagggcgAGCTCCTTACAGCTCTGTCGAAACCTTGGCTCTCGCTCTGAGAAGGGACGTGCTAATTCATAGAAGTTTGGCACCAAAGCTCCTTTGAAAATAGAAGCCTAATTATAATgatagctgccatttattgagcatttactctgtgccaagcCCCGTTCTAAGGCGCTTTACGTGTGTTAACTCATAGAAGCTTGGCAACTAAGAACCTTCAAGAATAGAACCTGAATGACCATAATGGCCATCATTAAAGCAGCACTCACGGTGGACCAGGCCCTGTAAGCGCTTTGTATGGACAATCTCATCGGATCCTTATGAGGTAGgggctgttatttatttattcattcattcaacaatgacGTATTGAATACCTTCCAGACGCAGGCACTATTCTGGGAGCTGAGAGCAGAGCAGTAAACATGATGAACAAGAATCCCTGCCTTTGTGGAGGTTCTATTatagagaagacagagacttagatatttaagtaaaatatataaaaagtatagaACGTTAGAAGGTAGTAAGTGCTGTGGAGAGAAGCAGAGTGGGTGGggaggcttgtgtgtgtgtgtgcggcaGCTCCAAAGAGGGTGGTCGTGGAGGCTTCAGGGAAAGGGGGACTTCAGGCAGAGATGGGGAGTAGGGAAGAGTGGGGCCCCTGCACTGTCTACAGGAGCAGTGAGTGCAAAGGCTCTGAAGTGGGGCCCTACTTGGGATGTTGGCAGAAGAACACTTAGGGCATGAGACCCGTTGCTAAGGAAGGCAGGGGAAGACTAGGGGAAGGGCAaggtcagggagaggcagagggccgGGCCCTGTCGGCTGTTCTACCAGTTTGGGCTCTGCGTCCCATGTCTGAGTCCTCGTCGTAGCCCTTAGAGGCACAGGGGCTATTATGGTGACCATTTCACAGCCGCTCCAGCTAGGGCACAGGGAACTTGACTTAGCTGCTACAGGTCGGTCACACGGCTAATAAGCAGAACGCAGCTGTGATTCCAGACGACTGGATGCGGTGCGTACCTTCTTAACCATGAAGCCACATACCAGAAATGGCAGCCTGGCTCTCCACAGCCACAGTCTGACTGGCCAGGAGCGTGTTTGGTCTCCATAGAGTTACTGGGGTCTTCTATTCATGTGGGTTACCAACATTTAAAACTGGGCAGATTTCACCTCAAAAGGGAGGTTTTTTGGCTTCCCTTGAAAATCGTGAGATCTCGATCGCCGAGCCCACAATCCCAAGGAGCAGTAGCTTTCTGGAGCTGAGGAAGGCTTACCTCCTGCTAATGGGCGTTCCCTCCCACGTGCCCATTCCTCAGCATGTGGCATCTGGACCCCTCACACCTTGCCTGCTTCACTGCTTATGGTACCCTGCTTGGCCACAAAGAGTGTTTGCATCCTGATGCCTGTTACAGGATCTCATACCAAAGCATCTGTCAAAGCCCACACTTTTCATCCTAGAAGCTCAGAATCTGGGAACCTGACATTTATCCACTCTTTGAATTGAGACTTTCATAACCATCACAGCTTAACATCAATGAATCTCAGAATCGTCAAGGCAGAAATTCACAGCTCGTTAAAACACCACGGATGGATTTTAGTTCCTGGAGCAGCATGCTTAAGCCCTCTTCTGCCCTGAGAcagggctttgtttgtttgtttgtttgtttgtttgtttgttttttaaaccagactttatttttttaatgcagttttaggttcatagcaaaattgagggaAAGATAGAGACATTTCCTGTGTACTTCCTTGCCCCCACACACGCATACCTTCCCCTGGCATCCACATTCCCCACCACAGTGGTCcgtttgttacaactgatgagccTGTATTGACACAGCATAATCACTCAATGTGCATAGTTTACACTGGGGGTCACTCTTGGTGTTTGTTGCAtcttctgtgggtttggacaaagcGTAATGACCTGAGttcatcattatagtatcatagaCTGTTTTCACTATCCTAAAATTCCTCTTGTGTTCATCCCCCGACACAATCCTTGGAAAccaatgattattattatttttttttttttactttctccataGTATTGCCTTTCCCAGattgtcatatagttggaatcataagACAGGGCTTTCTAAGCATAGATGTAGAGAATTATCTGTTCATCAGGAAAAATTCCTAAGGATATGAGAGGACTAGGAATCAAGAGACCTAGTCTGCTGCCAGGGGCGGCAGGGCGGGGGGATCATTCAGTTCCCCAGGGCCTGGTTGAGCTATGGAAACCAAGCTAGGAATTCCAAAGAGAGGATTTAACACAGGGGATTGGGTGTGCAGCTGGTTGAAGGCCGAAAGCACAAATGTGGACAGTTGAGGCCCCAAGATATTCGTGTCTGCACAAAGCTCCCACCTCTAGGACCggggcacagaaagagaagggacattACCAGAACCCAGCAGGAGCTCGGAGGGACAGGCCATGTGCGGCTGTACCTACACCACAAGAGAGGCACGGTACCTTGTGCTGAGGATGTGGAAATGCACTGGAGCCTGAGCCGCTGCTGTTAGAGGGGTTCCAGCAGCCCAAAGTGAGGTGAgtcccttccccctctttctgtctaCCTTCTGCCCAGACCTCTCTTGGGCAGAACTTGAGGAAGCCAGCTCTGGAGGGAATCTGGGAAATACAGTTGCAGAAAGCCCAGCATTACAGAGCATCATCGGGAGGGCTGCAGGCCGAGAGACTCTAGTGGGCACAGTCGAGCATTTTTTTTGAGCCTCTGCAGTGAACATTGTCCTAGGTACTGGGGAAGTGAGGAAGACACACCGCCTGCCCTCGGGAGTTTGGATTCCAGAGTATGGACACAGATAATGACACGCACAAGCGGGATAGTCCCAGGTGTTGAAGGGTGCTAGGAAGAAATAAAGCCAGGGTGAGGTTCAATGGTGCTACTTTGGCCAGGCAGGTCAAGGAGGACCTGTCTGAGGAGGTGGCATGTGTAGAGTCCTGAATGATGTAGAGACAGCCTTGCAAAGTTCTGGGTTAgagcactccaggcagagggaacagcaagtgcaaaggccctgaggcagaagccAGCCTGGCATGTGTGGCTGGAGCGTAGTAAAGGTAGAGCAGAGAGGGAGTGGAGACTGCTTAGTGGGTGGGGGCCCCATCATTGTTGGATTTTCTGGGCCTGGGTAAGGTGTCTCTGGATGTTATTTATGGAATCTCTTTGGAGGATTTTAAATGAGGAGCGATATGAATTGACTTACACAGGGGGTGGTCTGTAGTCCACTGGAGGGGGCAGCAGTGGTGGCAGGTGCAGGGGGAGCAGTTAGGAGAGCGGCTACGGGAAGGGCCGGTCAGACTCGGGAATCTAGTAGTATACAGTTGACCAATCTGATGGTAGTGGTGTAGGCGGGGGCCGTAGGAGTCCCAGTGGCCTGTTTTAAGGTTTTGAGCCTCCTCTATTTGTCATCATCCAAGTGATTGTCTCATGGTTGGGGGGGGCGTCTGGGGTTTGAGCTGAAGATAAAGATTTGGAAGTCACCAGTGATGCTATTTAAAGTCCTGGGAATCTATGACATCTGGAGAGTGGAGAGAACAGGAAGAACACAGGCAGGGCGGCTGTCTGTCTCAGGGGAGCATGTGTGATTAGAGCCTTAGGTTTGGACATCTGGTTTGGAAACTTCTGGGCTGTCACCAGGTGCAGAGGAAATATTTGGCTTTGGTGAAGCCGACATTTTTGGGAAAAGTGATGGCCAACTGACTCCAACCCAGTTTCCCCACAAGTCACCCCAGCAAAGAGATCCAGGCTAGCTAGCCCTGCACGAatcttgtacacacacacacacacacacacacacacacacacacacacacacacacacacagtcccctACTAGAGGTAGTATTTCCCAGGGTGGGAATCCCGGTTTCCAGGCTCAGAGTAGATTGTATGTCTTATCACTTAGACAAGAGGTCAGCAAACTTCCactataaagggccagatggcCCTTtactattttaggctttgtgggccatacggCCTCTGTTGCAACGACTCAGATCTGCTGTTCTATGCTGCACACAGCCTGTAAGTTACGCTGCCTGTGACGGAGACCAAAAATAATGGTGACTTAAACAAGAtagaggtttatttttctcttacatgGTAGTATGGAAGTGGATCTTCTAGCGCGAGGATGAGGACTCCGTTCTGTGGAGTCAACAAGCGCCGCAGGCTTCTGCTGTCTTGCTGCTCTACCATGGTCCTAGGTGGTTGGGTACCGTGTCCACACTCCAGGCGGAAAGGTACAGGAAAGGCGTGTCCCTCTCTGAAGCTTGAGAACTCTACCCAGGAAAAGAACCTGGGTCACAGGGCCACACCCAGCTGCAAGGGACTTTGGGAAATTGTGTTTGTAGCTACCATGTACGTAGCTAAAAATTGGGGGACAGCTATCAGTCTCTACCGTGTCCCCGCTGTGGGTTTTAAAAACATCCATCAGTTCGAATAGGATCTATAATTACTGCATGCAGGGCACCGGCCATTGACTCTAAGGGCAGGGCAGGTCACCCAGAGTCCTGACCACATTCAGCAGTGCCCTGGAGGGACACTCCACAGGGTTAGGCCTTTCAAGAGCTGAAAA
This window contains:
- the ZNF428 gene encoding zinc finger protein 428, producing the protein MTETREPAETGGYASLEEDDEDLSPGPEHSSDSEYTLSEPDSEEEEDEEEEEEEATDDPEYDPGYKVKQRLGGGRGGPSRRAPRAAQPPGPPAQPCQLCGRSPLGEAPPGTPPCRLCCPATAPQEAPAPEGRALGEEEEEPPRAGEGRPAGREEEEEDEEEEGTYHCTECEDSFDNLGELHGHFMLHARGEV